The stretch of DNA TGCCCTTGCCGATCTTGACAGAAAGACTCATGGCTTACTTACCGCTCTTTCCGACCTTGCGGCGGATGACCTCGCCTGCGTACTTGACGCCCTTGGCCTTGTACGGGTCGGGCTTGCGCAGCTTGCGGATCTTGGCGGAAACCTCGCCGACCAGCTGCTTGTCGATCCCGTCCACGTGGAACTTGGTGGGCGACTCGACCACGAAGGAGATGCCCTCCGGGGCCTCGATCAGGATCGGGTGGCTGTAGCCGAGCTGGAACTCCATGGAGGAGCCCTTCGCTGCGACACGGTAACCAACACCGCTGATCTCGAGCGACTTGCGGTAGCCCGCGGTCACGCCGGTGATCATGTTCGCCACCAGCGTGCGCGACAGGCCGTGGAGGGCCTTCGACTGACGCTCGTCGTTGGGGCGAGTGACGACCAGAGTGCCGTTCTCGTCCTTGCTGATCTCGATCGGCGCGGCGACGACGTGGGTGAGGGAGCCCTTGGCACCCTTCACAACGACCGTCTGGCCATCGATGGTGACGTCCACGCCGGCGGGAACCGGGATGGGCAGCCGTCCAATACGCGACATTGCTGTACCTCCGTTTCCCGAATTACCAGACGTAGGCGAGAACTTCTCCGCCTACGCCCTTCTTGGCGGCCTGCTTGTCCGTGAGGAGACCGGAGGACGTGGAGATGATCGCCACGCCCAGGCCGCCGAGGACCTTCGGCAGGTTGGTGGACTTTGCGTAAACGCGCAGACCCGGCTTGCTGATGCGCTTGATGCCGGCGATGGAGCGCTCACGGTTGGGGCCGAACTTGAGGTCGATGGTCAGCTTCTTGCCGACCTCGCCCTCGGTGGGCTCCTCAAC from Kitasatospora sp. MMS16-BH015 encodes:
- the rplF gene encoding 50S ribosomal protein L6, giving the protein MSRIGRLPIPVPAGVDVTIDGQTVVVKGAKGSLTHVVAAPIEISKDENGTLVVTRPNDERQSKALHGLSRTLVANMITGVTAGYRKSLEISGVGYRVAAKGSSMEFQLGYSHPILIEAPEGISFVVESPTKFHVDGIDKQLVGEVSAKIRKLRKPDPYKAKGVKYAGEVIRRKVGKSGK
- the rpsH gene encoding 30S ribosomal protein S8; this translates as MTMTDPIADMLTRLRNANSAYHDTVAMPASKIKAHVAQILQQEGYIASWKVEEPTEGEVGKKLTIDLKFGPNRERSIAGIKRISKPGLRVYAKSTNLPKVLGGLGVAIISTSSGLLTDKQAAKKGVGGEVLAYVW